GCTGAAGAGTTTCAGCGTCTTCCGTAATGTTAATTTTTACTACACCTGACATGGACAGATTTCAAGATAACACTTCCTCAACTATGTGTATCACATTTAAAGTGAAATGGTATGACTTCCATGCGCGATCGCGTGCAGGGAGTTGTGCAAGGGCGCGTTCTTGAAAAAGTAGCCACTTTTGAGGATATCGCCTTATTTGAAACTCCCTCACTATTAAACCTTGTACAACTTGCTGAAAAAGGTGTAGAGCGGCTAAAAGAACTAGCCGTGAGAATTGGTATCGCCCTAAGTGGCATTTTTGTCTTCCTTCCCGCTCTAGCTCTATCTGCCTCAATAGCTTGGTGGGTGCCCTTGGTCATGTTTATCACCGCTGCACCATCAATTTATGTACAAATAAACTACAACAACCGTAGTTGGAGCATTGAAACCAGCCAAGCTAGCAGCGTCCGCGAAATGAACTTGTACGCCAGAGTATTAACAAGTGAAGACTACGCAAAAGAGTTGCGATTGTTCGGTCTACAAGGTCTTTGGTTGGAACGCTGGCAAAGCTTATTTTGGCAGATTTTTAGCGAGATGCAGCAGGTACGCCGTCGGGGGACATGGGTGGTATTTGCGTGGTCTTTACTTAGTGGGTTGGGAGCCGCCTTGCCCTATATTTACGTGGTAATGGGTGCTTTGCGCGGCAGTTATACTTTGGGCGATTTAGCACTTTATGCAGGTCTAATTATTCAAGTGCGTCAGAGCTTGTTTATACTCATTGGCAATTCTGCCGATCTATATGAACTTGCTCTCTCTGTTAGGCCGATTTTCCAACTGTTAGAACTGGAACCGCAGTTGCGGTTAATGTTGCTTTCTGGAAGAAGAACAGGTGGCAATGTAGCCCCAATTGGGATAGAAATTGATAATTTATCATTTTACTATCCTGGTAGCGATCGCCTCACCCTTGACAACATTAACCTAACCATTCAGCCTGGTGAAATGGTGGCGCTTGTAGGTGAAAATGGCGCTGGAAAAACCACTTTAGCTAAATTACTCTGTCGGTTATACGACCCTAACAGCGGCTCGATTGAATGGAATGGTAGAGATATGCGATCGCTAGATCTCGATCGTCTGCGATCGCGCATTGCTGTTGTAATGCAAGATTACGCTCGATTCCCTGCTACTGTCCGAGAGAATGTTGGCTTTGGTTACTTATCTGATTTGCACGATAATGACACTATTATGCGTGCCATCTCGCGAGCCGGAATTGCATCTAAAATCGAAAGTTTACCGCAAGGTTTAGAAACTCCTTTGGGCAAACAACTAGAGGGTGGAGTTGATTTATCCGGCGGCCAGTGGCAAAGAATAGCGATCGCCCGTTCTTTAATGCGACTAAGCCACGCTGAACTATTAGTTTTTGACGAGCCTACTGCGTCACTCGACCCCAAAACCGAACAGGAAATTTACAATATTTTTCGCACAATTGCTAGAGGCAGAATGACTGTTGTAGTAAGTCATAGATTAGCATTGGCAAAAATAGCAGACCGAGTTGTTGTGATGGAAAACGGCAAGCTCGTCGAGACAGGTACGCACGACGAGCTGATGAAGTTAGGCGATCGCTATTATTCGATGTTCACTCGGCAAGCTAGCAGCTATCTTTGACAAAGTTGACGCTCAAACTTCTGGCCATAAGCGTTCTAGTTGAGAGCGCCAAGCGCCAAGTACTGCTTCTTTTCCTTGCAGACCTTGCGTCATATCGCCCATCATCCCTTCTTCGTAAAATCTATCTAAGGTTTGAAGTGTTGCTTCCAGGGATTGCCCTTGCTGTTTAGCGGCTTGGATAATTTGAAGCATACGATTTTCAACCAACTGGTTAAAGCTGGCAGAAAGACCAGTCTGATGTAGAGAAACAAGGCGGGCGATCGCTCCTGCTAAATCTTCGGCAATAAGACTTTCTAAGCTGTGGTGAAACACGCCCCAAAGTACATCTTGATGTAAAGCATAGCGTGCCTCTTGAGTACCATCAAAATTAGCTTCGAGTAACTGTTCGATAAATGGTTGAGCGTCGCGAGATGCTGCAATTGGTACGAGGACTCGCATCCACGATTGGTCATCGGAGAGAAGCACTAACAGTCGCATATTAGGAGCTTCCACTTGCCACAATCCTGGGGAGGGCGTTTGAACGGTTGCGCCAAATAGTTCTTTAAGGGTTTTGGTAATTTCTTCGGGTGTCATAGTTGTTTTTTAGTTTCAGGTTCCAGCCTATCGCTTCGAGGAAGAAAGTTAGCGTTTATACCCAATTCCTTTTAACAAATTAGCGTCAGCGATCGCTCTCCTCAAAGAGGTAAGAAATTACAATTTTTAGCTCTCCAACTATTACATCCCCTAATGGTCGAATTACCATCCTGAAATATTAGCCACAATAGCAACAAAAAAAACCGCTACGTTTTTACCGTAGCGGGGGAGAAGGTGACTAAATCCTAATTAAGAAGCCTTTCTACCATTTAGCCGAGCCACTCTAGGACAGCTTCTTCTTTACTATTGGTATTCCGTGAAGGGGTTTCGCGCTCGAACTTCATGTGGATAGAACGAGTTTGTTCGCCATCAGCTGCCACTGCCATGATGGGATAGTCAATCAAACCATCCTGGAATGACATCTGGAACCGGAAAGTACCATCTGGATTTAGCTTAATTGGACGACCACCAATCGTAACGGTAGCATCAGGCTCGGTAGCGCCGTAGACAATTAGTTCAGCGTCAGCAACTAACCAGAATTGGCGAGGACGCATGGGTATTCCGGAAGCAGAGAAGCCGGCACCCGACATCCCCACACCTGACATATTCAGACCAGATGCCGTGGGAACCGCCCACATACCAACGCCAGACGGGAAGATGTATGAGCTTATGGCTTGTTCGGCTATGGACAATTGCTGAACGGAGCCTGCTACGTGCTGCATAGAACCGAACACAGAACCCGCAACCCTTTGTGATTCTGCGGTTTGGGCCATGCCGAAGATCTGATCGTAGATGGGGTTGCCCGCAGCGTAGCTAGGAGCAGCGGCGAATTTTTTGGTAGGCGGAACCAATTCGTAGAAGGTTTTGCCGCGCAGATCTTCTTCAAAATTGACAGTGATGAAAACGTCTTCGATCCAGTCAGAGGGATAGACTGGGGGAACGTGGACGGGAGCGGAACGAGCTAAGACTAAAAAGCGACCGTCGGCGCAGCGGTAGCCGATATCTACAACATAGTCGCGATCGCTCACTGGCATGGGTAAATACCATTCCCGCGCTAGCTCATCGCAGGGATATTCCTGAATGCTGTGAGGGCTTTGGTATTCCAGGCTAATGTCGGTGACATCATACAACCGCAGGGCAAGTTGCTGCCCGCCTTGACGGCGCAAGTCTTCTTTATGGTCGTTGGAGATATCCCAGTAAGTGTAAGACCACTGGGGATCGCGAGGTAATAGAACAACCCGGCTGTCACCGTAGCCACCGGGTAAATCCCCTAAACCCTCGTCTACTGATGCGAGAGAACCACCTGTACGATCTTCTTGACCAAGTTCAAATTTTGCTGCTTCCACTTCTTCTTGCGCCTCCACTGTACGAGATTGTATTGGAGAAAACTTAGTGCTTTGGGCTTTTTGAATTTCAGCCAGTAACTGCGACTTACGCATCCGGCTATAACGCGAGATGGCATACTCACTGGCAACCTTCCGTAGTTGCCGCAATGTCATCTCTTCTAAGGGTGGGCGTTCTTTTGCCATAGGTCTTGTCTCCGATAGTTTGGATGGCAGGTAGGTGACTCCTGAATTGATAACCTCACATTCGCAATTCAATACGTCTTAATCATTAACTCCGCTATTGCACCTGCTTGACGGCATAAGGCTTTGCCTCGTGCAGAGGTCTAGTTAGCCCACATTTACGCCACCTGTCTCAGTCTTTGTTTCTCCTGCTGACTGTCTGACGTTCGGTGTGTTGACCTTTGGTGCTACACGCGATCCCCTAGAAATGCCTGTATAACAGATTTTTTTTGGGATCGTGGAAGCGCCTCGTTAATAATATGTAACAGAATAGCTAAGGCAACGGTCAAGGGGGTCTAGAGGTCGATTATAGGTATATCTACGAATTTACAAGCAACCTGGGGATCGTTATGTCAGGATTTCATGACATTTGTGCCAAGCTGGGATCAACTGCCTGATGGCCGTTAGCAGTTTTGATCCCAGTTCAAGTGACAATATTAAAAATTGCTGACAACTAATAGGGCTACAAGCAACTCAAAATATAAGAACCCATAGGGGAATCATAATCAACAGCAGCAGAGTGGTGAGGATAATACTGCTGGCGACTAACTCGCGGTCGAGGTCATACTCTTCAGCTAAAATGAGGCCCAAAAGTGCAGAAGGCATACCGGACATCAAAACAACTGCTAGACGGGGTTCGCCGGACAAACCTAGAAGGGTCATCACGATTCCCACAAAAGCGGGCATGACGACAACTTTCAAAATGGAGGGGAATAGAGCGAGCTTAAAACTCTTCCATCCTTTGAGCTGGGCAAGCCGCATTCCTATTAGGAGAAAAGCGCTGGCAATGACAATGGCTAAAGAGCCTTGAATGCCCGATTCAATTGTTTCGGGAAGTGGAACATTTCGAGTTAGAAAACCTATGGCAAAAACCCACAAGGTAGGAACGCTCAATACATCTTTAACTTGAACCCACCAGTGATTTTTTTGCAAAGGGCGACCAAAATAACTGGCAATTAAAACTCCCACACCGTTAGGAGCAATTAAGTTATGGGTGATGCTGAAGAATACGACCCAGCTCATAGAGGAATCGCTAATTAGAGAGGGGGCGATCGCTAACCCCACAAAACCAGTATTTCCCAACATTGCCGCCAGCATAAAACTGCCGATGAAAGAGCGGGAAAGAACATCAG
The nucleotide sequence above comes from Microcoleus sp. FACHB-831. Encoded proteins:
- a CDS encoding ABC transporter ATP-binding protein gives rise to the protein MTSMRDRVQGVVQGRVLEKVATFEDIALFETPSLLNLVQLAEKGVERLKELAVRIGIALSGIFVFLPALALSASIAWWVPLVMFITAAPSIYVQINYNNRSWSIETSQASSVREMNLYARVLTSEDYAKELRLFGLQGLWLERWQSLFWQIFSEMQQVRRRGTWVVFAWSLLSGLGAALPYIYVVMGALRGSYTLGDLALYAGLIIQVRQSLFILIGNSADLYELALSVRPIFQLLELEPQLRLMLLSGRRTGGNVAPIGIEIDNLSFYYPGSDRLTLDNINLTIQPGEMVALVGENGAGKTTLAKLLCRLYDPNSGSIEWNGRDMRSLDLDRLRSRIAVVMQDYARFPATVRENVGFGYLSDLHDNDTIMRAISRAGIASKIESLPQGLETPLGKQLEGGVDLSGGQWQRIAIARSLMRLSHAELLVFDEPTASLDPKTEQEIYNIFRTIARGRMTVVVSHRLALAKIADRVVVMENGKLVETGTHDELMKLGDRYYSMFTRQASSYL
- a CDS encoding AEC family transporter, translating into MNETLLHAYAPLILWTGLGLLLFRFMPENFPRLLGRGLYWVGVPLQVLGLARSTDFSKNSGVAPIVTVGALGLGFIVAWLSLQVWKYFAKSKSNQPTDVLSRSFIGSFMLAAMLGNTGFVGLAIAPSLISDSSMSWVVFFSITHNLIAPNGVGVLIASYFGRPLQKNHWWVQVKDVLSVPTLWVFAIGFLTRNVPLPETIESGIQGSLAIVIASAFLLIGMRLAQLKGWKSFKLALFPSILKVVVMPAFVGIVMTLLGLSGEPRLAVVLMSGMPSALLGLILAEEYDLDRELVASSIILTTLLLLIMIPLWVLIF
- a CDS encoding DUF4912 domain-containing protein — translated: MAKERPPLEEMTLRQLRKVASEYAISRYSRMRKSQLLAEIQKAQSTKFSPIQSRTVEAQEEVEAAKFELGQEDRTGGSLASVDEGLGDLPGGYGDSRVVLLPRDPQWSYTYWDISNDHKEDLRRQGGQQLALRLYDVTDISLEYQSPHSIQEYPCDELAREWYLPMPVSDRDYVVDIGYRCADGRFLVLARSAPVHVPPVYPSDWIEDVFITVNFEEDLRGKTFYELVPPTKKFAAAPSYAAGNPIYDQIFGMAQTAESQRVAGSVFGSMQHVAGSVQQLSIAEQAISSYIFPSGVGMWAVPTASGLNMSGVGMSGAGFSASGIPMRPRQFWLVADAELIVYGATEPDATVTIGGRPIKLNPDGTFRFQMSFQDGLIDYPIMAVAADGEQTRSIHMKFERETPSRNTNSKEEAVLEWLG